A genomic stretch from Phocoena phocoena chromosome 9, mPhoPho1.1, whole genome shotgun sequence includes:
- the LOC136128472 gene encoding josephin-1-like — protein sequence MSCVPWKGDKAKSESLELPQAAPLQIYHEKQHRELCALHALNNVFQDSNAFTRDTLREIFQRLSPNTMVMTPHKKSMLGNGNYDVNVIMAALQTKDCEDVWWDKLKDVGAIALTNVMGFIMNLPSSLCWGPLKLPLKRQHWICVREVGGAHYNVDSELKTPEWIGGEGKLRKFLKHLLRGKNCELLLVVPEEVEAHHSWRADV from the exons ATGAGTTGCGTGCCATGGAAAGGAGACAAAGCCAAATCCGAATCACTGGAGCTGCCCCAGGCTGCACCCCTACAAATCTACCATGAGAAACAGCACAGGGAGCTTTGTGCTCTGCACGCCCTCAATAACGTCTTCCAGGACAGCAATGCCTTCACCCGGGACACGCTGCGAGAGATTTTCCAGAGGTTGTCTCCAAACACCATGGTGATGACCCCCCACAAGAAGAGCATGCTGGGAAATGGGAACTACGATGTGAACGTCATTATGGCAGCACTTCAAACCAAAGACTGTGAAGATGTTTGGTGGGACAAGCTCAAGGATGTCGGAGCCATTGCTCTCACTAACGTTATGGGCTTCATCATGAATCTGCCCTCCAGCCTGTGTTGGGGTCCACTGAAGTTGCCACTCAAAAG gcagcactGGATCTGTGTTCGAGAGGTGGGAGGTGCCCATTACAACGTCGACTCCGAACTGAAGACTCCCGAATGGATTGGAGGGGAGGGCAAGCTCAGGAAATTTCTAAAACATCTTTTGCGAGGAAAGAACTGTGAACTCCTGCTGGTGGTACCAGAAGAGGTGGAGGCCCATCACAGCTGGAGGGCTGATGTGTAA